GGAGCAGAACCAAAATGACCATATACCTTACTATTAAGCCCTTCATCTTCTTTAATTGGAAAACATACTTTCATCTGCTTTTCTCCTTTCTTTAATTAGAATTTCTGTGGCAGCATTTATTTTTCTTTATATTACATTCTGCAATACATTCCATTGGCATATGTAGATTTTCATAGCTAATTTCATTTTTAATAATTTCTTCAATGAAATTAGCTATTACTGAAAAAGTTGACTCTTGTATTTCATACTGTACAAAATATCCCTTTTTTTCACCTTTGATAATATTCGCTTCTTTAAGCGCTTTTAAATGTTGTGAAACAGCAGCCTCAGAAATTCCGAGATGTCTTGAAATACCTTTTGCACATATATTTCTCTTGGCTATAATGACTAATATTTTTAGCCTTGTCTCATCTCCTAATGCTTTAAAAACCTTAACAGCCTCTTCCATTACTCACCTCTTTTAATTAAGTGTTTACTTAACTAAATAATATTATACTTAATTAAATTAGTCAATAACAATATTTAAAAAGCCCTTGTATACAAGGGTTTTAAGTTCCGCAGAATGTTCTATATGGAATTTTTGATGGTGGAGGAAGTTGTGAATATTCGTCTTGTTCTGAAGAATATTCATATGGGTTCGACAGTATATCGAGCAGTCTATCTAGTTTACAATAATCATTTCCCTCAACTGCTGCCGATAGAGCCTCTTCCACTCTATGATTTATTGGGATAACCGCAGGGTTATTCTTTTTCATAAGGTTTTTACTTTCATCAATAGATTTATCCTGGTTCTCTAACCTTGATTGCCATTTTGCACTCCAATTTTCAAATTCTAATGATGAAAACATCTCGGTATTTGTATACTTCTCCAATGTCAATTGTTTAAAGGTATTAGTGAAATCAGCTTTATATTTCTCCATAATATTTAGTAGCTCAACTACTAGAATTTCATCTTCAGGCTCTTCTCCAAATAAACCTAATTTCTTTCTCATACCTTTAAGCCAATGTTTATAATATATCTTCTCAAAATCGGATATAGCTTCATTTGCAATTTTTAGTGCCTTTTCTTGATCATCATGTAAAAGAGGTAGTATTGATTCAGCGAATCTTGCTAAATTCCAAGCAGCAATTTCTGGTTGATTCTTATATGAATATCTTCCATATCTATCTATTGAGCTAAATACTGTATTTGGGTTATATGTATCCATAAAGGCACAAGGTCCATAATCAATTGTTTCACCACTTATTAACATATTATCTGTGTTCATTACTCCATGGATAAATCCTACTAATTGCCATTTAGCTATTAGCTTTGCCTGACGATTGACTACACCTTTTAGTAATAATAAATATTTTTCATCTTCTGATATGAATTCAGGGTAGTGTCTAAGAATAGTGTAATCAGCTAGTAACCTTAAGTCTTCAATTGTTCCATAATGGGATATATATTGAAAAGTTCCCACCCTAATATGACTTGAAGCAATTCTTGTAAGCACTGCACCTGGAAGCATCTTTTCTCGGAAAATAGATTCACCTGTAGTTACTACTGCAAGGCTACGTGTAGTGAGTATTCCTAACTTATACATTGCTTCACTTATTATATATTCCCTAAGCATTGGCCCTAGGGCTGCTTTTCCATCTCCGCCTCTTGAATAGGGAGTCCTACCTGAACCTTTAAGTTGTATATCATATCTTTCTCCCTTTGGAGTAATATGCTCTCCTATAAGAATAGCACGACCATCACCTAACATTGTAAAGTAACCATACTGATGTCCAGCATAGGCTTGTGCTAAGGGATATGCTCCTTCTGGGATACTATTTCCTGCAAGCACTGTTAAACCTAGATTGCTTTCAAGGTAATTAATATCTAATCCCAGGTCTTCTGCTAAAGGTTTATTTAAAATAACCAGCTTTGGATTTTTAACTGATTCAGGATTCTGGGCTGTAAAAAGTTTTTGAGGTAAATGTGAGTAACTATTTTCAAAATTCCATACTTTATTTATTTGTAAATTGTTAGTCATTATCTTCATTCCTTTTTTGTAGATTAAAAGTTATATATTTATTGTTTACTTTCCCAACTAAATAAGTATAGGTAAATTTACCCTAATCACTTTTTTAAAACGAAATCATATTATATTAGCAAGTAACTTATGAAAGGAAGAGATATATGAATAACTATTATAGACCATATCCAGATAATAATTACCAAGATTGCTATAATCGATGCATTAATCTGAGGGATTATGGTCCAAATCCATTCGTAGTAAATATCAATGAAGCAACAAAACAAAATCCAAACTATAGGTTAGCTTTATGGACAGGAACTTATTTACAATTAACTTTAATGAGTTTAAATCCAAGAGAAGATATAGGACTTGAAATTCATTATGACGTAGATCAGTTCTTGCGTATTGAAGAAGGTCAAGGTTTTGTTATGATGGGTGATGACCCTAATAATATGTACTTTCAAAGAAGAGTTTTTGATGACGATGTAATATTAGTACCTGCTGGAAAATGGCATAACTTAATAAATGTTGGTTGTACACCTTTAAAACTATATTCTATATATGCACCACCTGAACATCCTTGGGGAACAGTTCATCCAACAAAGGAAGATGCAGAAAGAGAACATAGATAATATTATTAATACAAAATGAACCCCTTAAAATTAAGAGGTTCATTTTATATCACTGTTTATATTCATTTATATAGCTTTCTTTACCTTTGGTAGATTCCACTTATAGTGGGCAGCCAATAATCTAATAGTAATAACTAAAATCGAACCTAGCATCATAGAAAGCGACTTTCCTATAATAGTCCACAAAAGAGAACATACAATTGCACCTATTATTGAAGCACTAGCATAGATATGTTTTATAAAAACATATGGCATATTCCCTGCCATAACATCACGAAGTATTCCTCCCCCAACTCCTGTAATTACTCCTACAAAAACTAATAAAAACAAATTACTATTTGAGTAATTACTCAGGGCAACATTTACGCCTACAACTGTAAAAATGCCAAGCCCTATACTATCTGAAATAATAATCATAAAATCATTTGCTTGTTTTTCTACTCTGTATGTATTATATTTGCTAATAATAAAAAATACTAATACCGATACTATTATTGATACTATTGCATAAGTTGGATTTCTGAATGCATTTGGTGGAGTTATACCAAGTATCAAATCTCTTATAATACCACCACCTACAGCTGTGGTCATTCCCAACATTGAAACGCCTAAAATATCCATATCTTTATCAATAGCAGTCATTGCACCTGAAGATGCAAAGGCAATTGTGCCTATGAGTTCTAATATAAAAATAAATAATTCCATCTATTATGCTCCTATATAATGTCTTTTCCAAAACTATAAACTATAATTAATATAATCAAAAAATCAATACTTGTCAATTACATAAAGATACAACATCACATATTTACTCCATGACTCATGAATAATGAATCTACATAAACTAATTAATTATCATTCTTTTATAAATTTATTTGACATTTTTAAAACTTTTGAGTATATTATTAATAATAAAATAAAAGCGTTAAAGAGGAATATTAGAAAGAAATATGCTAACAGGAAAGAAGATTCACCGACTGAGAGATCTTCATAGATAAGTTCTTTTGAACCTACCCTCGTAAGCTGCAGGTGATAAAACTTGTCCGTTAACCAACGATACTGGTTTCAAGTGAATTAGATATATTCTAGTTAATTTGGGTGGCACCGCGATTAACCTTCGTCCCTTTGTTGGGATGAAGGTTTTTTTATGAGTTACGAAACTGCGATTAGGATGCGAATTTTATAAGGAGGTAAATGGAATGGAAATGAGTTTAAGTAAAGCTCAAAGCTACAAAAATAGCGTTACTATAAAAGAAGCAATGAAGGACAGACATGTGTCTGATGATTTCTATTCGACAACTAACCATCAAACCTTTATCTTCTTAAACAATAAGTGGATAGAGGTTAAAAATCAAAGAATGGATGCATTGATAGTAATAACTGAATTTGGAGCATTCTGCAAGAAGTTAAGAGATATAAAAAAAGGTGATAAAATAGTTTGTGGGTATGACGGCATAAGGATTATAACTAATAAAAACAATGCAGATAATAGTGGTTTTGGCTTTATGAACAATCAGGTATCGTCAGAAAGGCGAAATGATGTGCTTATTCATAACTTGGCATCACAATTAGTTAATAATAACAAAAAGCTTACTATTGTAGCTGGTCCAGTAGTAGTTCATACTGGAGGAGATTACTACCTTTCAAATCTTATTAGATATAATTATATAGATAGTATTTTATCTGGCAATGCACTAGCTGTTCATGATATTGAAAAGAATCTGTTTGGAACATCTTTAGGAGTATGTAGTAGAACTGGAAATGTAGTTGAAAATGGATATAGAAATCATATGAGAGCAATAAACCAAGTAAATGGATATGGTTCCATTAAGGAAATAGTTGAAGCAGGAAATCTCAAATCAGGTATCATGTATGAATGTATAAAAAATGATGTGCCATTTGTATTAGCTGGCAGTCTAAGAGATGATGGACCTTTGCCAGATACCATAACAGATATGATAGAAGCACAAGCTGCATATTCTGCGCTGTTATCAGATGCAGATATAGTTTTGGTTTTGGGTACTATGCTTCATGGAATAGCTACAGGAAATATGCTACCAGAAAAGGTTCATATGATCTGTGTAGATATTAATTCAGCAGTAGTAACTAAGTTAAGCGACAGAGGCAGTTCTCAAGCAACTGGTATAGTAACCGATGTAGGACTTTTTCTAAACCTGTTAGTAAATGAGATAAACTTATTGAAAGCAGAGTCATAATAAATTAAGAGTAAGTTGACATATGTTAAAAAACTCTAGTGATTTTAAACACTAGAGCTTTTTAACTCACCTAAAAATGCTATTTAATACTTTGTATGCCTGACTTCATAGCAAGTTGTCTAAGAAAGCGATTATACATTGCTGGAGATTTTAAGTTTTTAACTAATAAGTTTCCCTTGATACCATATATCTTTCGTTTATATCTATCCAAAAATCCATCTATCCCTTCTTCAAGGCTTTGCGCCAAGTATAAAGAGCTTTTTAAAGCATAGCTGATTCCCTCTGCTGAGCTTGGACTAATAGCACCTGCAGCTTCTCCTACTAAGGCTATTCTATCCTTTCCCACATAAAACTGTGAGTTTTTCTTAGGTCTATTGATATATGCACCCTCCGTTTTTATCTTGTTGTCAAAACTTAAACCAAATTCGCTCATCTTTGTTTTTAATTTGTTATATTTCTCTAATGTATCATCTTTTGGTCTAAGTGCTGAACCTAATATTAAATAGTTTTCCTTTGGTATTATCCATGAGTAAAAATCACTGATTTCTTCATCAAAGATTGCCATATAATACGGTATATGGTTTGAACATTCATACCATTCTTGAATCGCTATGTATTTTATAGGAGAATTTATATAATTGCTTAGAGAATTCCTTACTTTAGAAAAAGCTCCATCTGCACCTATAATAACTCTTGTTTTTTTAATTCCTTCTTTTCCATTGGATACATATCTTATTTCATATCCATCTTCAACTTCTTCAAAGCCTTTAAATAAGGTATTAAATTTTTTATCAACTTTAGCTGGAACTAATGAAACAAGCCAGTTATCAAATTTTTCTCTATCCATATTTAGATAAAATCTCTGATATAGTCTTTCTATATTATTAGTTAAATCTATGGTCCTTACAGCAAAAATTTGTGGATCAACCAAAATATCTTTAGGCATGCCTAAACCTAATTTTGCAATCATCTTTTGGGCATCAGGGGCCAATAAACCTCCACAGCACTTATTTCTTCTATTTGTAGGACTTTCATTGCATAGGTCTCGCTTATCAATTAGTAAAACCTTGTATTTATCACTGACTAATCGTGCTAAGTTAGATCCTGAAGGACCTGAACCTACTATTACAATATCATACATAATTATACACTCCTAAAAATACTGTTTAAAATAAGTTGTTACTCATTAGTTACCTCTTCACTTCTGTATTCTAAAATATCTCCAGGTTGACATTCCAATGCACTGCAAATCGAATCTAGAGTCGATAATCGAATCGCTTTAGCTTTCCCATTTTTCAATATTGAAAGGTTAGCCATAGTTATTCCTACTCTTTCTGATAGTTCTGTGACGCTCATTTTCCTTTTAGCAAGCATCACATCGATATTGATTATAATTGCCATATTCTTCACCTCAAATCGTTAAATCATTATCTGATTTTATATCAATAGCTTCTTTTAATAACCTTTGAAGAACAGCAGCAAAGACGGCAATTACAAAAGAAGCAAAAATAATGATTAATGGAAATGCTATTAAACCTGGAGCATCATCTACTTCAGCTACGGGATATAAAAGCGGTACGAGTAATGAATATATAATACTGATTGTGATTGCACAACGTTTT
The DNA window shown above is from Tissierella sp. Yu-01 and carries:
- a CDS encoding metalloregulator ArsR/SmtB family transcription factor, with the protein product MEEAVKVFKALGDETRLKILVIIAKRNICAKGISRHLGISEAAVSQHLKALKEANIIKGEKKGYFVQYEIQESTFSVIANFIEEIIKNEISYENLHMPMECIAECNIKKNKCCHRNSN
- a CDS encoding protein adenylyltransferase SelO, yielding MTNNLQINKVWNFENSYSHLPQKLFTAQNPESVKNPKLVILNKPLAEDLGLDINYLESNLGLTVLAGNSIPEGAYPLAQAYAGHQYGYFTMLGDGRAILIGEHITPKGERYDIQLKGSGRTPYSRGGDGKAALGPMLREYIISEAMYKLGILTTRSLAVVTTGESIFREKMLPGAVLTRIASSHIRVGTFQYISHYGTIEDLRLLADYTILRHYPEFISEDEKYLLLLKGVVNRQAKLIAKWQLVGFIHGVMNTDNMLISGETIDYGPCAFMDTYNPNTVFSSIDRYGRYSYKNQPEIAAWNLARFAESILPLLHDDQEKALKIANEAISDFEKIYYKHWLKGMRKKLGLFGEEPEDEILVVELLNIMEKYKADFTNTFKQLTLEKYTNTEMFSSLEFENWSAKWQSRLENQDKSIDESKNLMKKNNPAVIPINHRVEEALSAAVEGNDYCKLDRLLDILSNPYEYSSEQDEYSQLPPPSKIPYRTFCGT
- a CDS encoding cupin domain-containing protein, encoding MNNYYRPYPDNNYQDCYNRCINLRDYGPNPFVVNINEATKQNPNYRLALWTGTYLQLTLMSLNPREDIGLEIHYDVDQFLRIEEGQGFVMMGDDPNNMYFQRRVFDDDVILVPAGKWHNLINVGCTPLKLYSIYAPPEHPWGTVHPTKEDAEREHR
- a CDS encoding TRIC cation channel family protein, with product MELFIFILELIGTIAFASSGAMTAIDKDMDILGVSMLGMTTAVGGGIIRDLILGITPPNAFRNPTYAIVSIIVSVLVFFIISKYNTYRVEKQANDFMIIISDSIGLGIFTVVGVNVALSNYSNSNLFLLVFVGVITGVGGGILRDVMAGNMPYVFIKHIYASASIIGAIVCSLLWTIIGKSLSMMLGSILVITIRLLAAHYKWNLPKVKKAI
- a CDS encoding TIGR00300 family protein, with product MEMSLSKAQSYKNSVTIKEAMKDRHVSDDFYSTTNHQTFIFLNNKWIEVKNQRMDALIVITEFGAFCKKLRDIKKGDKIVCGYDGIRIITNKNNADNSGFGFMNNQVSSERRNDVLIHNLASQLVNNNKKLTIVAGPVVVHTGGDYYLSNLIRYNYIDSILSGNALAVHDIEKNLFGTSLGVCSRTGNVVENGYRNHMRAINQVNGYGSIKEIVEAGNLKSGIMYECIKNDVPFVLAGSLRDDGPLPDTITDMIEAQAAYSALLSDADIVLVLGTMLHGIATGNMLPEKVHMICVDINSAVVTKLSDRGSSQATGIVTDVGLFLNLLVNEINLLKAES
- a CDS encoding FAD-binding protein → MYDIVIVGSGPSGSNLARLVSDKYKVLLIDKRDLCNESPTNRRNKCCGGLLAPDAQKMIAKLGLGMPKDILVDPQIFAVRTIDLTNNIERLYQRFYLNMDREKFDNWLVSLVPAKVDKKFNTLFKGFEEVEDGYEIRYVSNGKEGIKKTRVIIGADGAFSKVRNSLSNYINSPIKYIAIQEWYECSNHIPYYMAIFDEEISDFYSWIIPKENYLILGSALRPKDDTLEKYNKLKTKMSEFGLSFDNKIKTEGAYINRPKKNSQFYVGKDRIALVGEAAGAISPSSAEGISYALKSSLYLAQSLEEGIDGFLDRYKRKIYGIKGNLLVKNLKSPAMYNRFLRQLAMKSGIQSIK
- a CDS encoding helix-turn-helix transcriptional regulator; its protein translation is MAIIINIDVMLAKRKMSVTELSERVGITMANLSILKNGKAKAIRLSTLDSICSALECQPGDILEYRSEEVTNE